The Heyndrickxia acidicola sequence GGTCCTGTTTCTTCTTTTGCTTTTAGAAAATCAAAGCTTTGACCGCGATCTGCCACCATTACTTCTAAACGATTGGCATAAAGGCCAAAACCTACAATTACTTCACCTGACTCATCTTCCTTATAAGCGTGCTGGACTGCATTTGTGATTGCTTCGCTTGTAGCTATCTTAAGATCTTCAATCAACTCATAAGCAAAGCCCATTCTACTGGCAATCCCGGATAAAGTTAATCTTAAAACCCCTACATATTCTGGCTTTGCAGGGATTTTCATCTCGATGTAATCAAATGCCTCCATATTAAACTCCACCTTCTACCTCGGTATTTATTTCCATAACATCCGTCAGTCCTGTAATGTCAAATAAACGTTTTAAACGGTCAGATAAACCGGTTAGGAGTAACTCACCATTATTTGCACGGATATTTTTAAAGAGACCGACAAATACTCCAAGGCCTGTACTATCCATGTAGGAAACTTCTGATAGGTCTACTGAAATCTTGGTTCCCTCTTTATCGCCATAAGGAACAAGAGTTTCTCTCAGCTTAGGTGCAGTATATGCATCTATTTCGCCGCTAATCTTGGCGTTTACTTTTTGATCTAATTCTTTAATATCCACTGATATATTCATAATAACGTCCACCTCTTTAAACGTTTAACTTCCACTACTCAATACCCGCTTCACGTTATGAGTAAACCTCCTTATTTAATTCTTTTTAAAATAATAAGGGTAAAGTCATCACGAAGCTGGAAAGCCTGAAGACGTTCTAGTTCTTTGTAAACATTATTGACCATTTCCTGTGCGCCCAAATGATTATTTTTCTTAATATAAGAAATCAGTGTTTCTCTTTCAATAAAGCCGTCTGTAGTCCTGCATTCCGTAACACCATCCGATAGAAGGACAATAAAATCACCAATTTCAACAGGCTTTTCATATTGGCGGTACTTTGTCTTCTTATCTATTCCCAAAAGAAGGCCTTTTGCATTCAAATCACTGAAACTTCCAGTTTTTGCTTCAAAGAAAAAGCCCGGTTCATGTCCGGCAGATGCATACCGGAACATATGATTGATGGTATCGTACATTCCGTAAAACATTGTAATGAACATACTCGGATCGACGTTTTGCTCAACAACCCGATTTAGGCTTTCAAGTATTATATTAGGCTGATGCCTGTGCTCAGGAAGGCTATCCATGGCATATTTAATCATAGACATACATAATGCAGCAGGGATTCCCTTTCCGATTACATCTGCAATTGCCACACCCAGACAGTTATTCTCATCTTCTACAAAATGATAATAATCCCCGTTCATATGCTTTGCAGGTACACTGATGGCTCCAATGTCAACAGAATCGATGACAGGAATCGTCGTGCCCAAGAGTGTTTGCTGCATGCTTGCGGCAATCTCAATTTCATTGTTTAATTCTTGTTGTTTTGTCCTTAGGCTCTGATGCTCTCTGTATGCCAGCCCATACCCCATCATAACCTCTAATAAAACGTCAAAAGAATTGATAATATTATCAGGCATATCGGGTTCTATTTCAGCGATGATTGAACGGTGAAGGCTAATTATTTCTTCAGGTGAGATTCGATGTTCAATTAATTTACGGCTATATTTCTGACCTTGATATAAAATCTGTTCATTCTGTTCTCTTAGATAGCTATCAAGTATCTCTCTGTACTTTAGATCCATCGTTTCCCGAAAATCCATACTAACTCCTCCTAACGAAGCCATTTTGTGGCAGTAACGACCGTTCCCTTATTAGGAGTAGACTCTATATCAAAGTCATCCATAAGGCGCTTTACACCCGGAAGGCCGGCTCCCAGTCCTCCAGAGGTTGAAAATCCGTCCTCCATTACTTTCCGAATATCTTGAATACCGGGACCATTATCTTCGGCGATAATCCTCAAGCCCCACTTTCCATGTTCATATACCTTTTCAATATGAACCTGCCCTTGACCGGCATATAAGAAAATGTTGCGAGCTAGTTCACTTATGGCTGTCGTGATTCGAGCTTGGTCAACCGTTCCAAAGTTAAGCTCTTTCGCCACGTTACGACCGAGTTGGCGGACCGCAACGATGTCCCACTCATTTAAAATCTTTACGCAGGATTGGACATCCATAAGTTAATCCCCCAGTTCCTGTTGTAGTTTCTCCAAGCCATTTTCTAAGTCTAATGCCGTTAGAACATCTTCAAGACGAATACCCAGTTCAATTAAAGTGATTGCTACAGCAGGCTGTATCCCCGTAATGACTACTTTAGCGCCCATGAGCTTGGACATATTAATCACATCTCCAAGGACTTTTGCTATAAAGGAATCAATGAAATCAATAGAAGTAATATCAATTACAACTCCTCTGGCACTTGTTTCATGAATTTTATGAAGTAAGTCCTCTTGGAATTCAAGTGCTGTATTATCATCCAGCTCCCATTGGATGGAAATGAGCAGGGTATCATGAAGTTTTAAAATTGGTATTCTCAATTTAGACCCTCCAATTGAATAATTTGTCTATTTGTCATTTCTAATGCTTTCTCTATACCCTTACGTAAAGTACTCGTCGTTATAATTAGATTAAGATCAATTCCTAAATTTACAATGGTTTGAGCAATTTCCGGGCGAATTCCCACCAGCATGCATTTTGAACCAACAAGACGTACTGCGTCCGCCGCTTGAATAATATGGTGGGCAACCATGGTATCTACTACCGGGACACCGGTTATATCAATAAGGACCACATCTGCACGGTGTTTAACAACTCCGCTCAGCAGGTTTTCCATGATAAGTTTAGCTCTTTCCGTGTCAATGGTACCAACAAGCGGCAAGACAGAAATTTTTTCAAAAACAGGTATCAATGGGGTCGAAAGCTCCTGAAGAGCTATTTTCTGCAATGATACGGTTCTTTCCCAAGTTGACGTATAGGCATCAATTATTTCATTCAGCATTGGCTCCATCCAGTTATGATAAACAGAGAAAACCTCTAATCTTTCATCAGGTGTAATACTCTCATCGTTTGAGATCCCCTCAAAAACAATCCGTCCCAAAGTGCTTAAACCGGAAGTAACAAAAGAAAGCGGCCAGCCCAGCCGTACTATTCCTTCAGCAAATCCCTCAAGTTTTTCTTCATATTCGCGGTTGGAATCTGTTAATCGAGAAAGAATAACGTCTACAAACTCAGAACTTGTTTTAATATAGACTTGATCAGATACAATCTTGGAGACTCTTTCATCTCCTTCTTCCTTCATTCTTTGAATCCACTTGTCTAATATTTCATCTTTGTGACTTGGAATATAATTAGAAATGTATTTATACACAATACCTTCTCCTATCTCTTATTTTTCCTGGACCACCCATCTCGCAAATGTTAATAAGAAAAACATTTATAAGCCTAATACATTCAGTTTATTCAAAATAATTCGTTCTACATATCTATCAACATCTTATCAAATTTATTATACTTAGATAAATTTATCGACCTGCACATCCGGAAAAATAGGTATATTTACCTACGCATTTAACATTTCCTCTCCCGCAGGATAACGAAAGCACCTTATTAAATGATTAGTGAATTCAAGTCGTATATTTTTACTTCTACAATAAAACTTTATCATAGGAAAAGTCTATTTTTAACTGTAAAATTTATCTTCACAGAAAAATAATGACCCTAATCCTTAACTTTCATGTCCATCTAAAAGAAATTCGCCGGCCTACAGGCACTGGTTATTTAATAAAAAATTTTATTCTTTCCTATCTTATAAAAAAAAAACGCTCTTTAATAGAGCGCATTAAAATTCGATAAGGCCCAAACTAATTTGTAAGGCTTCATCAACTTTTTCCATCATTTCTTCATCTAGATGCGTTATTTTATCCGTTAAGCGTTGTTTATCAATTGTACGTATTTGTTCAAGTAAAATTACAGAATCACGTTCAAAGCCGTACCGCTTTGCATCAATTTCAACATGTGTAGGCAATTTTGCTTTTTGGATTTGCGCTGTGATAGCAGCAACTATTACAGTGGGACTAAACCGATTCCCAATGTCGTTTTGAAGTACTAATACTGGACGAACACCGCCTTGTTCAGAACCGACAACTGGGGATAGGTCAGCAAAGTACACGTCACCACGCTTAACAATCAAAGTATTAACCTCCGCTTACTAAGCGTTCAACTGTATGTTCTGCTTCGTATTCTGCCTGAATCGCTTCTGATGCTATCGCTAAATTAATTTTAGCCATTTCCATGTAACCGCGTCTCATTGACTCACGAATTTGTCGTTTCTTTCTCTCACGAAGATACATTTTAGTAGCACGATAAATAAACTCGTTGCGGTTCATATTTTCTAGCTCAGCAAATCCATCAAGTTCTGATAATAGCTGCTGCGGTAATCGAATTAATATTTCTTTTGTTGCGCTGGATTCAGACACAAACTACACCTCCACCAATCACTACACACCGTATCGTATATATAACCACATTAATAATACCACCAAATTAACTATATGCAAAGAAGATTTAATCATTCCATAGTATTATCGGCCAAAAAAACTGCCATTTATGCATATTTCTTTTAAATACCTTTATTTATAACAATTTTATTTAAATTAAATAGTATTGAATAACCTTTTCAATTATTTATGAGGCTGCTTGTAAAAAATTCTAGAAGGTTTCCAGGATAGGATTATACACTTCGACAATGCTATTATCTTTAACATAAACCCTCGGAACCCTCGCGGATATTAAGCACGGTATTTCATAATTGATGGTTTCCAGCTTTACAGCAATATCATCAATTGTAATTCTTTCGTTTTCTTGGCTGCCAATAAGAGTAACCTTAGTACCAATTGGACTATATTCAGGTATTCTAATCATACACTGATCCATACATACTCTTCCTACTATTTGAGCACGCTTACCGTTTACAAGTACTTCCTGGCCCTGCAGCTTCCGAATCCAGCCATCAGCATATCCAATCGGTATAGTGGCAATCCACTCTTCCTGCTCTGCCGTATAGGTAGCACCGTAACTGACGGTATCGCCAGGATGAACTTTCTTAACATTTACTA is a genomic window containing:
- a CDS encoding anti-sigma factor antagonist; this translates as MNISVDIKELDQKVNAKISGEIDAYTAPKLRETLVPYGDKEGTKISVDLSEVSYMDSTGLGVFVGLFKNIRANNGELLLTGLSDRLKRLFDITGLTDVMEINTEVEGGV
- the ndoA gene encoding type II toxin-antitoxin system endoribonuclease NdoA is translated as MIVKRGDVYFADLSPVVGSEQGGVRPVLVLQNDIGNRFSPTVIVAAITAQIQKAKLPTHVEIDAKRYGFERDSVILLEQIRTIDKQRLTDKITHLDEEMMEKVDEALQISLGLIEF
- a CDS encoding anti-sigma regulatory factor; translation: MDVQSCVKILNEWDIVAVRQLGRNVAKELNFGTVDQARITTAISELARNIFLYAGQGQVHIEKVYEHGKWGLRIIAEDNGPGIQDIRKVMEDGFSTSGGLGAGLPGVKRLMDDFDIESTPNKGTVVTATKWLR
- a CDS encoding STAS domain-containing protein; translated protein: MRIPILKLHDTLLISIQWELDDNTALEFQEDLLHKIHETSARGVVIDITSIDFIDSFIAKVLGDVINMSKLMGAKVVITGIQPAVAITLIELGIRLEDVLTALDLENGLEKLQQELGD
- the rsbW gene encoding anti-sigma B factor RsbW, whose translation is MEAFDYIEMKIPAKPEYVGVLRLTLSGIASRMGFAYELIEDLKIATSEAITNAVQHAYKEDESGEVIVGFGLYANRLEVMVADRGQSFDFLKAKEETGPYNGSEQVEFMREGGLGLYLIESLMDEVKIQYKEGVTVFMTKFLEGEQVETNAKTVST
- a CDS encoding PP2C family protein-serine/threonine phosphatase — protein: MDFRETMDLKYREILDSYLREQNEQILYQGQKYSRKLIEHRISPEEIISLHRSIIAEIEPDMPDNIINSFDVLLEVMMGYGLAYREHQSLRTKQQELNNEIEIAASMQQTLLGTTIPVIDSVDIGAISVPAKHMNGDYYHFVEDENNCLGVAIADVIGKGIPAALCMSMIKYAMDSLPEHRHQPNIILESLNRVVEQNVDPSMFITMFYGMYDTINHMFRYASAGHEPGFFFEAKTGSFSDLNAKGLLLGIDKKTKYRQYEKPVEIGDFIVLLSDGVTECRTTDGFIERETLISYIKKNNHLGAQEMVNNVYKELERLQAFQLRDDFTLIILKRIK
- a CDS encoding CopG family ribbon-helix-helix protein encodes the protein MSESSATKEILIRLPQQLLSELDGFAELENMNRNEFIYRATKMYLRERKKRQIRESMRRGYMEMAKINLAIASEAIQAEYEAEHTVERLVSGG
- a CDS encoding RsbT co-antagonist protein RsbRA yields the protein MYKYISNYIPSHKDEILDKWIQRMKEEGDERVSKIVSDQVYIKTSSEFVDVILSRLTDSNREYEEKLEGFAEGIVRLGWPLSFVTSGLSTLGRIVFEGISNDESITPDERLEVFSVYHNWMEPMLNEIIDAYTSTWERTVSLQKIALQELSTPLIPVFEKISVLPLVGTIDTERAKLIMENLLSGVVKHRADVVLIDITGVPVVDTMVAHHIIQAADAVRLVGSKCMLVGIRPEIAQTIVNLGIDLNLIITTSTLRKGIEKALEMTNRQIIQLEGLN